From a region of the Chitinophaga caseinilytica genome:
- a CDS encoding acyl-CoA mutase large subunit family protein encodes MEKPIKTDSGIEIRPLYATPVPMDELPGRFPFTRGIHATMYRDKLWTMRQYAGFSTAEESNKRYHFLLSQGVMGLSVAFDLPTQIGYDSDHAMAEGEVGKVGVAIDSLEDMETLFAGIELEKVSTSMTINATAFILLAFYIALAKKQGADLSKISGTIQNDILKEYAARGTFIYPPQPSMRLITDIFDYCSREVPKWNTISISGYHIREAGANAVQELAFTLSNGKAYLKAALEKGLDINVFAKRLSFFFNAHNHLFEEVAKFRAARNMWAHITQNLGATDPKAKMLRFHTQTGGSTLTAQQPHNNIVRVAVQTLAATLGGTQSLHTNGYDEAISLPTESAARIALRTQQIIGYESGIADTVDPLAGSYYVEALTKEVEERAWELVHKIDAMGGSVSAIEQGFIQDEIARSAYQYQQEIENNEKIIVGVNKFVVEEASDTEVFRIDDSIRKLQSEKLASLRARRNNEKVKSLLAAISERAKTTENLMPLVVEAVEHYCTLGEIADTLRNVWGEYKGI; translated from the coding sequence ATGGAAAAGCCAATCAAGACCGATTCGGGAATCGAAATCCGGCCGTTATATGCCACGCCGGTACCGATGGACGAGCTGCCGGGCCGCTTCCCCTTCACCCGGGGCATCCACGCCACCATGTACCGCGATAAACTCTGGACCATGCGCCAGTACGCGGGTTTCAGCACAGCCGAGGAATCCAATAAAAGATATCATTTCCTGCTCAGCCAGGGCGTAATGGGGCTCAGCGTCGCGTTCGACCTCCCCACGCAGATCGGCTACGATTCCGACCACGCCATGGCGGAAGGCGAAGTAGGAAAAGTAGGCGTAGCCATCGATTCGCTGGAAGATATGGAAACGCTTTTCGCCGGCATCGAGCTGGAGAAAGTCTCCACCTCCATGACCATCAACGCCACGGCGTTCATCCTCCTGGCGTTCTACATCGCCCTGGCGAAGAAACAGGGGGCCGACCTGTCGAAGATTTCCGGTACCATTCAAAACGATATCCTCAAGGAATACGCTGCCCGCGGCACTTTCATCTATCCGCCGCAGCCATCCATGCGGCTGATCACCGATATTTTCGATTATTGCAGCCGGGAAGTGCCGAAATGGAATACCATTTCCATCAGCGGCTACCATATCCGCGAAGCGGGCGCCAACGCCGTGCAGGAGCTGGCTTTCACACTTTCCAACGGCAAGGCATATCTGAAAGCCGCGCTGGAAAAGGGGCTCGACATCAACGTGTTCGCCAAGCGCCTCAGCTTTTTCTTCAACGCGCATAACCATTTGTTCGAAGAAGTCGCCAAGTTCCGCGCGGCGCGCAACATGTGGGCGCATATCACCCAAAACCTCGGCGCCACCGATCCCAAAGCGAAAATGCTGCGCTTCCATACCCAGACCGGCGGCTCCACCCTCACCGCGCAGCAACCGCACAACAACATCGTGCGCGTGGCCGTTCAAACCCTCGCTGCCACGCTCGGCGGCACGCAATCGCTGCACACCAACGGGTACGACGAAGCCATTTCCCTCCCCACAGAATCTGCCGCCCGCATCGCTTTGCGCACGCAGCAGATCATCGGTTACGAAAGCGGCATCGCCGACACGGTAGACCCGCTGGCCGGTTCGTATTACGTGGAGGCGTTGACGAAGGAAGTGGAGGAACGCGCCTGGGAACTTGTCCATAAGATCGACGCCATGGGCGGTTCCGTGAGCGCCATCGAGCAGGGGTTCATCCAGGACGAGATCGCCAGAAGCGCTTATCAATACCAGCAGGAAATCGAGAATAACGAAAAAATCATCGTCGGTGTGAACAAATTCGTCGTGGAAGAAGCCTCAGATACCGAGGTATTCCGGATCGACGACAGCATCCGCAAGCTCCAGTCCGAAAAGCTGGCCTCCCTCCGCGCCCGCCGCAACAACGAAAAGGTGAAATCCTTACTGGCGGCCATTTCGGAGCGGGCAAAAACGACCGAGAACCTCATGCCGCTCGTTGTGGAAGCCGTGGAACATTACTGTACCCTCGGCGAAATCGCCGATACGCTCCGGAACGTCTGGGGGGAATACAAGGGGATTTAA
- a CDS encoding M23 family metallopeptidase: MIPYLLLFFTIGLALLSMLMMRRGTRRPFPDALYTILFSLSLAAFVYLYGTWVYGSIYLKYIFGGLYVCVAGWSLFRRNPVKPARSPFFRLTMSIVLTLAVILYFTGTTGTPRTVELDFPLQKGRYFVLQGGKGLPSNVFHFSLRGAIYAMDIVRLNSWGNRASKVFSKKLEDYAIFGDTVYAPCSGRVIRANGDDPDNIPPNMKRGPKNTNMVLIDAGGYYVFMGHLRQGSVLVKEGDEVKTGEPLGCVGNSGFSTEPHLHIQVHRKEEGKPWYASEPLYIHFNGHGYLLNEMIRKKHT; encoded by the coding sequence ATGATTCCTTATTTGTTGTTGTTTTTCACCATTGGACTGGCGTTGCTGAGCATGCTGATGATGCGCCGTGGCACGCGGAGGCCTTTCCCCGACGCGCTTTACACCATCCTGTTTTCCCTTTCGCTGGCGGCGTTCGTTTACCTTTACGGCACCTGGGTGTACGGGAGCATTTATCTTAAATATATTTTCGGGGGATTATACGTGTGTGTGGCCGGATGGTCCCTCTTCCGCCGCAACCCCGTCAAGCCCGCCCGTTCGCCGTTTTTCCGGTTAACGATGTCCATAGTGCTGACCCTCGCCGTGATCCTGTATTTCACTGGTACCACCGGCACGCCGCGTACCGTGGAGCTCGATTTTCCCCTGCAGAAAGGCCGCTATTTCGTGTTGCAGGGCGGGAAGGGATTACCGTCGAACGTATTCCATTTCAGCCTTCGCGGGGCTATTTACGCGATGGACATCGTGCGGCTCAACAGCTGGGGGAACCGCGCCAGCAAAGTGTTTTCCAAAAAACTGGAAGATTACGCCATCTTCGGCGATACGGTCTATGCGCCCTGCTCCGGCCGCGTCATCCGCGCCAATGGCGACGATCCCGACAACATCCCGCCCAACATGAAGCGCGGCCCTAAAAACACGAATATGGTGCTCATAGACGCAGGCGGGTACTACGTTTTCATGGGGCACCTCCGGCAGGGCAGCGTACTGGTAAAGGAAGGGGACGAAGTAAAAACGGGCGAACCGCTGGGCTGCGTCGGCAATTCCGGCTTCAGTACGGAACCGCACCTCCACATCCAGGTGCACCGGAAAGAGGAAGGAAAGCCCTGGTACGCGTCCGAACCGCTGTATATCCACTTTAACGGGCACGGTTATCTGCTCAACGAAATGATCCGGAAAAAACATACCTGA
- a CDS encoding SusD/RagB family nutrient-binding outer membrane lipoprotein produces the protein MRNIQILLLSALALAGCNKFGDINVNPNLPSKASNTQLIANAQLALPLTQEVPQGEFLAQFLMETQYVNLSLYTEPSASFYTLYHDPLMNLERVLTKPEQLPDDGPMANQLAVAKVLKAYYFWHITDRWGDVPYSQALKGETDNTPEYDSQESIYTALLALLTQASGEFVAGDITNDVIYEGDIARWKKLSNSIRLLMALRMSEVNPQKARDEFGKALAAGVMEENDDNFVFHNLPEANNESFWYDQWTRQRRQWWSPSELLVNTLKAPNDPRLGIYATANADAGVYVGLPYGSLDGATLSKWSLLGTAVREQDAPVYLVTYAQVLFALAEGAKRGWIAGNDAKAKEYYDQAVTQSILQWTGSTDGAAAVIAHPSVAYDAANGLRSIATQRWVHLFMHGFEAWAEWRRTGFPALVKVEGKDVPSRQAYPADESFNNGDNYRAAITRQFAAAGDSQYGKVWWDKN, from the coding sequence ATGCGAAACATCCAAATACTGCTTCTATCTGCCCTTGCGCTGGCCGGCTGCAACAAATTCGGGGACATCAACGTAAACCCCAACCTGCCGTCCAAAGCCTCCAACACGCAGCTCATCGCCAATGCCCAGCTGGCGCTGCCGCTGACGCAGGAAGTGCCGCAGGGCGAGTTCCTGGCGCAATTCCTCATGGAAACGCAATATGTGAACCTCTCGCTCTACACCGAGCCGTCTGCCAGCTTCTATACCTTGTACCACGATCCGCTCATGAACCTGGAGCGCGTGCTCACCAAACCGGAACAGCTGCCCGACGACGGGCCCATGGCCAACCAGCTCGCCGTGGCCAAAGTATTGAAAGCATATTATTTCTGGCATATCACCGACCGCTGGGGAGACGTACCCTACAGCCAGGCGCTCAAGGGAGAAACCGACAACACGCCGGAATACGACAGCCAGGAATCCATCTACACCGCGCTCCTGGCGCTGCTCACACAGGCTTCCGGAGAATTCGTGGCGGGCGATATCACGAACGACGTCATCTACGAAGGTGACATCGCCCGGTGGAAAAAACTGTCCAATTCGATCCGCCTGCTCATGGCGTTGCGCATGTCTGAGGTAAATCCGCAAAAGGCCCGCGATGAATTCGGGAAAGCCCTCGCAGCCGGCGTCATGGAAGAAAACGACGATAATTTCGTGTTTCATAACCTGCCCGAAGCCAATAACGAAAGCTTTTGGTACGACCAGTGGACGCGGCAGCGCCGGCAGTGGTGGTCGCCCTCCGAGCTGCTCGTCAACACCCTTAAAGCGCCCAATGACCCGCGGTTAGGTATTTACGCCACGGCCAATGCCGACGCGGGTGTGTATGTCGGATTGCCCTACGGCAGCCTTGACGGCGCTACGCTCTCCAAATGGTCGCTCCTGGGAACGGCCGTGCGCGAGCAGGACGCCCCCGTTTACCTGGTCACCTATGCGCAGGTGCTGTTCGCACTCGCGGAAGGCGCCAAACGCGGATGGATCGCGGGGAACGACGCCAAGGCGAAAGAATATTACGACCAGGCGGTCACCCAGTCGATTTTACAATGGACGGGCAGCACAGACGGCGCTGCGGCGGTGATCGCACACCCGAGCGTGGCCTACGACGCGGCGAACGGCCTACGGTCGATCGCCACCCAGCGCTGGGTGCACCTGTTCATGCACGGCTTCGAGGCCTGGGCCGAATGGCGGCGCACGGGATTCCCGGCGCTGGTGAAAGTGGAAGGGAAAGATGTGCCTTCGCGGCAGGCGTACCCGGCCGACGAATCATTCAATAACGGCGATAACTACCGCGCCGCCATCACCCGGCAATTTGCCGCCGCGGGCGACAGCCAGTACGGAAAAGTGTGGTGGGACAAGAACTGA
- a CDS encoding TlpA disulfide reductase family protein, with product MKQTLTLAGMLLPLTMLAQDIPFQIKGQIETPAEASRAYLYYRKGATNVTDSSELTNGAFSFKGTVPSAVRGTLVVRAIPVPGKAVAMNYDMINLYLEKGDLSVKSAKGLEEATVKGGPLNADFSRYQQATKFAKDKYEVVNKEWSAASPEARKGADFQKDMNAKYDAIRKEEKAAQLVFIKANTKSPIAVDVLQQFAGSLPDNVDEIEGYFKSLAPAIQSSDNGKNFAKSIDGWKKTAVGAQAPEFTQNDTEGKPVKLADFRGKYTLIDFWASWCGPCRAENPHVVAAYEKYKDKNFTVLGVSLDQPNAKDKWLKAIADDKLTWTQVSDLKFWDNEVARLYGIRGIPQNFLVDPQGKIIAKNLRGEALEKKLAEVLN from the coding sequence ATGAAACAAACCCTCACCCTCGCAGGTATGCTGCTGCCGCTGACGATGCTGGCACAGGATATCCCGTTCCAGATCAAGGGGCAGATCGAAACCCCCGCAGAAGCTTCACGGGCGTACCTTTATTACCGTAAAGGCGCCACCAACGTCACCGATTCGTCTGAGCTGACCAACGGGGCTTTCTCGTTCAAGGGCACCGTTCCCTCCGCCGTTCGCGGCACGCTCGTGGTACGCGCGATCCCCGTTCCGGGCAAAGCCGTAGCCATGAATTACGACATGATCAACCTGTACCTCGAAAAAGGGGACCTGTCCGTTAAAAGCGCCAAAGGCCTCGAAGAAGCTACCGTGAAAGGCGGCCCGCTCAACGCCGATTTCTCCCGCTATCAGCAGGCTACCAAATTTGCGAAAGACAAATACGAAGTGGTAAACAAGGAATGGAGCGCCGCAAGCCCTGAAGCCCGCAAAGGCGCGGATTTCCAGAAGGATATGAACGCCAAGTATGATGCCATCCGCAAAGAAGAGAAGGCTGCCCAGCTGGTGTTCATCAAAGCAAATACGAAATCGCCCATCGCCGTCGACGTATTGCAGCAGTTCGCCGGCTCCCTGCCCGATAACGTAGACGAGATCGAAGGGTATTTCAAATCCCTCGCCCCCGCGATCCAGTCTTCCGATAACGGTAAAAACTTCGCCAAATCGATCGATGGCTGGAAAAAGACAGCCGTTGGCGCACAGGCGCCCGAATTCACCCAGAACGATACCGAAGGCAAGCCGGTGAAACTGGCCGACTTCCGCGGCAAATACACCCTGATCGATTTCTGGGCCTCCTGGTGCGGCCCCTGCCGCGCCGAGAACCCCCACGTGGTAGCGGCGTACGAAAAGTATAAAGACAAGAACTTTACCGTGCTCGGCGTTTCGCTCGACCAGCCCAACGCCAAAGACAAATGGCTGAAAGCGATCGCCGACGACAAGCTGACCTGGACGCAAGTGAGCGACCTCAAGTTCTGGGACAATGAAGTGGCGCGCCTCTACGGCATCCGCGGCATCCCGCAGAACTTCCTGGTAGACCCGCAAGGCAAAATCATCGCGAAGAACCTTCGCGGCGAGGCGCTGGAGAAAAAACTGGCGGAAGTCCTGAACTAG
- a CDS encoding class I SAM-dependent methyltransferase — protein sequence MNRIDYQQCPVCQSDRISYKLTAKDYTVSQEKFDIWECAACTARFTQHIPPIEAIGAYYQSAEYISHSDTREGLINKMYHSVRKITMRSKQNWVKTAAGVKSGNLLDIGSGSGAFLHHMQLLGWNVTGLEPDAGARETAQKNYGLDTRPVHELFELPEEQFDCITMWHVLEHVHDLQGYLERIRKLLKPGGALLIAVPNYTSTDARLYGEFWAAYDVPRHLYHFSPVSMDVLMQRHGFSIRQKYPMVFDAFYVSLLSQKYKTGKDGLIAGAWKGFRSYWKAWRHVNKCSSIVYEIKPADAP from the coding sequence ATGAATCGGATCGACTACCAGCAATGCCCGGTTTGCCAATCGGACCGCATCAGCTACAAGCTGACGGCAAAAGACTATACCGTATCTCAGGAAAAATTCGATATCTGGGAATGCGCCGCCTGCACGGCCCGTTTCACCCAGCACATTCCTCCTATCGAAGCCATCGGCGCGTATTACCAATCGGCCGAATATATTTCGCATTCGGATACCCGTGAAGGGCTTATCAACAAGATGTACCACAGCGTCCGCAAGATCACCATGCGCTCCAAGCAGAACTGGGTGAAAACGGCGGCCGGCGTGAAATCCGGCAACCTGCTCGATATCGGCAGCGGCAGCGGTGCGTTCCTGCACCATATGCAACTGCTGGGCTGGAACGTTACCGGCCTGGAACCGGACGCCGGCGCGCGGGAGACCGCCCAGAAAAACTACGGCCTCGATACGCGCCCGGTACACGAATTGTTTGAACTGCCCGAAGAACAGTTCGATTGCATCACGATGTGGCATGTGCTTGAGCATGTGCACGACCTCCAGGGTTACCTGGAGCGGATCCGGAAACTCCTGAAGCCCGGAGGCGCCCTACTCATCGCCGTCCCCAACTACACCAGCACCGATGCCCGCCTCTATGGCGAGTTTTGGGCGGCATACGATGTGCCCCGCCACCTGTACCACTTCTCCCCCGTTTCCATGGACGTGCTCATGCAGCGCCACGGGTTCTCCATCCGGCAAAAGTACCCCATGGTATTCGACGCGTTTTACGTGAGCCTGCTCAGCCAGAAATACAAAACGGGGAAAGACGGCTTGATCGCCGGCGCGTGGAAAGGCTTCCGCTCCTACTGGAAAGCCTGGCGGCATGTGAACAAATGCAGCTCGATCGTGTACGAGATCAAGCCTGCCGACGCACCCTGA
- a CDS encoding L-serine ammonia-lyase: protein MPHECISVFDIFKIGVGPSSSHTLGPWRAAMRFLDEMKTQGKLDDIRKLSVLLYGSLAKTGHGHGTDIAVLLGLSGDDPVTFDVNQIDPKIDGIRRNRQLHLHGDRFIDFDPVTDIAFLYEESLPFHPNALTFLVTLQNGEQLAATYYSIGGGFVVKEGENGGGSGSSVDLPFPIDTARQLLQWCIKTGFSISELVMENEHAWRSEAETKAGVMKIWEVMRDCIYRGCHTTGELPGGLKVGRRAAALNTRLLGGRTYHDYHSWVEAIRAGGQHFSYTLDWVSCFALAVNEENASFGRVVTAPTNGAAGVIPAVLQYYITFCEGLHEERILQFLLCASEIGSIFKKRATISAAMGGCQAEIGVSSAMAAAALTECLGGSQRQVLMAAEIAMEHHLGLTCDPIGGLVQVPCIERNTMGAIKAITASQLALQSNPELAKVSLDAVVKTMWDTALDMNSKYKETSDGGLAVNIPISLPEC, encoded by the coding sequence GTGCCACACGAGTGCATTTCCGTATTTGACATATTCAAGATCGGCGTAGGCCCGTCCAGCTCCCATACACTGGGCCCCTGGCGCGCCGCCATGCGTTTCCTCGACGAAATGAAGACACAGGGCAAACTGGATGACATCCGCAAATTGTCGGTGCTCCTCTACGGCTCCCTCGCCAAAACCGGGCATGGCCACGGTACGGACATCGCCGTGCTGCTGGGGCTTTCCGGAGACGATCCCGTTACTTTCGACGTGAACCAGATCGATCCCAAGATCGACGGCATCCGCCGCAACCGGCAGTTGCACCTTCATGGAGACCGGTTTATCGACTTCGATCCCGTTACCGACATCGCCTTTCTTTACGAAGAATCCCTCCCATTCCATCCCAACGCCTTAACCTTTCTCGTCACCCTGCAAAACGGCGAACAGCTGGCGGCCACGTATTACTCGATCGGCGGCGGATTTGTGGTGAAAGAAGGGGAAAACGGCGGTGGAAGCGGCAGCAGCGTAGATCTGCCTTTCCCCATCGATACCGCGCGGCAATTGCTGCAATGGTGCATCAAAACCGGTTTTTCCATTTCCGAACTGGTGATGGAAAACGAGCACGCCTGGCGCAGCGAGGCGGAAACGAAAGCCGGCGTGATGAAAATCTGGGAAGTGATGCGCGACTGCATTTACCGCGGCTGCCATACTACCGGCGAACTGCCCGGCGGCTTGAAAGTGGGGCGCAGGGCGGCGGCGCTGAATACCCGGCTGCTCGGTGGGCGAACGTACCACGATTATCATTCCTGGGTGGAGGCGATCCGCGCGGGCGGACAGCATTTTTCCTATACGCTCGACTGGGTGAGTTGTTTTGCCCTGGCGGTGAACGAGGAAAACGCGTCTTTCGGCCGGGTGGTGACCGCACCTACCAACGGCGCTGCGGGCGTGATCCCTGCGGTACTGCAATATTACATCACCTTCTGCGAAGGTCTGCACGAAGAGCGCATCCTGCAATTCCTGCTGTGCGCGTCGGAGATCGGGAGCATCTTCAAGAAACGGGCGACCATTTCTGCCGCTATGGGCGGATGCCAGGCGGAAATCGGGGTATCGTCGGCCATGGCGGCTGCCGCGCTCACGGAATGCCTCGGCGGATCGCAGCGGCAGGTGCTGATGGCCGCGGAAATCGCCATGGAACACCATCTCGGTCTTACCTGCGACCCCATCGGCGGGCTCGTACAGGTGCCCTGCATCGAGCGGAACACCATGGGGGCCATCAAGGCCATTACCGCCAGCCAGCTGGCCCTGCAAAGCAACCCCGAACTGGCGAAAGTATCGCTCGACGCGGTGGTGAAAACCATGTGGGACACGGCGCTGGACATGAATTCCAAGTACAAGGAAACCTCCGACGGCGGGCTGGCGGTCAATATTCCCATCAGTTTGCCGGAATGTTAA
- a CDS encoding RagB/SusD family nutrient uptake outer membrane protein, whose translation MPKLRSIITIVAAGCALTSCNKFLDVKPKGKLIPSEVADFDKLLDNTGTAQYIFLDNNGGSMIGYLNDNLELSEGIAKVAYKANNHPNIDRFYAYTFRKPYRNPNTSDYFWDWGTYRAAAYYNNIIDGIGGLKSISNEDLPFARAVLAQARAGRGFQYFLHNLVYGPVYKPGTANNTRTIPYLTNADLNAPMVDLSTQEEVFKLAAKDLHAALPDAPAATNWPTRANKTAVQAMLAYYHLFTRRYDSVAHYANLAWTGATANGGPDRVIYDYNGFSWTNPGNILSSTIKAQDNFLDANNNREILLYRSEDRGAGRSSSSYPSAEFTGLFDAQADLRYTYYFLTAPGYKTSYNGVNYDDGQRVQFYRGSKTQLTSGFTYPEVLLMRAEAYARTGKLAEAVADLNLLRKYRFKTGTPPLGVGSQDDVIAEVLKERRRELPASGIKRFLDLKRLVLDAGKPWQKTKIVHKVGTETFEAGIDSDFFIMNIANTILQYNPHWNVPLDNRTF comes from the coding sequence ATGCCAAAATTACGTTCCATCATAACGATCGTCGCCGCAGGATGCGCCCTTACTTCCTGCAACAAATTCCTCGACGTAAAACCCAAAGGGAAGCTGATACCTTCCGAGGTGGCTGATTTCGACAAGTTGCTCGACAATACCGGCACGGCGCAGTACATTTTCCTCGACAACAACGGCGGCAGCATGATCGGGTATCTGAACGATAACCTCGAACTGTCTGAAGGGATCGCCAAAGTGGCGTACAAGGCCAATAACCATCCCAATATCGACCGTTTTTACGCGTATACGTTCCGCAAGCCGTACCGCAATCCCAATACCTCGGATTATTTCTGGGACTGGGGCACCTATCGTGCGGCGGCGTATTACAACAATATCATCGACGGTATCGGTGGATTGAAGTCCATCAGCAACGAAGACCTGCCATTTGCCCGCGCCGTGCTGGCGCAGGCGCGCGCGGGAAGAGGGTTCCAGTATTTCCTGCATAACCTCGTGTATGGCCCGGTTTATAAACCCGGAACGGCCAACAACACCCGCACGATCCCGTATCTCACGAATGCCGACCTCAATGCGCCGATGGTAGATTTGTCGACGCAGGAAGAGGTGTTCAAGCTCGCCGCCAAAGACCTGCATGCCGCGCTCCCCGATGCGCCGGCCGCCACCAACTGGCCCACGCGTGCCAACAAAACCGCCGTGCAGGCCATGCTCGCGTACTATCACCTGTTCACCCGCCGGTACGACAGCGTGGCGCATTACGCCAATCTCGCATGGACGGGCGCCACGGCCAATGGCGGGCCAGACCGGGTGATCTACGATTACAATGGTTTCAGCTGGACGAACCCCGGCAACATCCTCAGCAGTACCATCAAAGCGCAGGATAACTTCCTGGATGCCAACAATAACCGGGAAATTCTGCTGTACCGGTCGGAAGACAGGGGAGCGGGGCGCTCTTCGTCCAGCTACCCGTCTGCCGAGTTTACCGGGCTTTTCGATGCCCAGGCGGACTTGCGGTATACTTACTACTTTCTTACCGCTCCCGGGTACAAAACATCGTATAATGGTGTAAATTACGATGACGGCCAGCGGGTACAGTTTTACCGCGGGTCGAAGACACAGTTGACGTCGGGTTTCACTTATCCGGAAGTATTGTTGATGCGGGCGGAAGCTTATGCGCGGACGGGCAAGCTGGCCGAAGCCGTTGCCGATCTGAACCTGCTCCGTAAATATCGTTTTAAGACGGGAACGCCGCCATTGGGCGTGGGCTCGCAGGACGATGTGATCGCCGAAGTACTGAAGGAGCGCCGCAGGGAGTTGCCCGCCAGTGGGATCAAACGGTTCCTGGACCTGAAGCGCCTCGTGCTCGACGCCGGAAAACCCTGGCAGAAAACGAAGATCGTCCACAAAGTTGGAACGGAAACCTTCGAAGCCGGCATCGATTCCGATTTTTTCATCATGAACATCGCCAATACCATTTTGCAGTATAATCCGCATTGGAACGTACCGCTGGACAACAGAACGTTTTGA